The following nucleotide sequence is from Paenibacillus andongensis.
TGCGGAACAAGCACAAGTACAAGCACAAGTTCAACTGCAGAAACGACTAAACCTAGCAGCGCAGTCACCAAGAGCGTCATCAAAATTGCGACCCAGTCCCCTTTGTCAGGAGGCAGCGCCGTTCAAGGGGAAGCTATTAAGCTAGGTGCTCAAATGTCTTTGGATGACCATAAAGCGGAATTTGACAAGCTGGGTTTTGAACTGCAGCTGGTCCCTTATGACGATCAAGCAGATCCAAAGAAAGGCGTTGCCAATGCCGAGATCATCAGTGCTGATCAATCGATTCTCGGTATCGTCGGACATATGAACTCAGGCGTAGCTATCCCCTCCTCAGTCGTTTACGAGAAGAACAATATTGTCATGGTTTCGCCGTCCAATACAGCAACGGAGGTAACCGACCGTAATCTGAAGGTCGTGAACCGAATCGTTGCAAGAGATGATTTCCAAGGTCCTGCGGCGGCTGATTATGCGTTTAAAACAGTGAAAGCCAAAAATATTTTCGTCATTCAAGATAAAACTGCCTACGGTCAAGGCTTGGCAGAAGCGTTTAAAGACGCAGCAACGAAGCAAGGGGCAACCATTGTCGGTTATGAGGGGATTACCATAGGAGAGAAGGATTTCAACGGAGTTCTTAACATTGCGCTTAGCAAGAAACCGGACTTTGTATTCTTCGGAGGATTATATGCCGAAGGTGGTCTGCTTATCAAACAAGCACGCGACAAAGGAATTACGGCTCCTTTCATGGGTGCTGACGGATGGGATACTCAAGGCCTGGTTGATGTAGCCGGTGATAAAGTAAAAGACGCCTTGT
It contains:
- a CDS encoding branched-chain amino acid ABC transporter substrate-binding protein, coding for MILKKTALMISVSALAMGLLVGCGTSTSTSTSSTAETTKPSSAVTKSVIKIATQSPLSGGSAVQGEAIKLGAQMSLDDHKAEFDKLGFELQLVPYDDQADPKKGVANAEIISADQSILGIVGHMNSGVAIPSSVVYEKNNIVMVSPSNTATEVTDRNLKVVNRIVARDDFQGPAAADYAFKTVKAKNIFVIQDKTAYGQGLAEAFKDAATKQGATIVGYEGITIGEKDFNGVLNIALSKKPDFVFFGGLYAEGGLLIKQARDKGITAPFMGADGWDTQGLVDVAGDKVKDALYASISTDITKTADGMKWADQYKAKFGKAPDGYSAYAYDCMTIILNGIKTASSADGGKVPVREKVRDAVRATKDFQGVATKVSFDGKGDNTYAKVFIYKFEGPKYPGTMISEVGK